Proteins co-encoded in one Acidobacteriota bacterium genomic window:
- a CDS encoding YciI family protein — protein sequence MYALAIIRYRRPIEEVLAHYEAHRAYLQQLKKEGVLVASGPLEPRFGGALLLRVPDAAAEQAMDRVRDNDPYWKAGVAQYELLGWNVKTGREDLDRA from the coding sequence ATGTACGCACTCGCCATCATCCGGTATCGCCGGCCGATTGAAGAAGTCCTCGCCCACTATGAGGCCCATCGCGCCTACCTGCAGCAGTTGAAGAAGGAGGGCGTGCTGGTGGCCTCCGGGCCGCTGGAGCCGCGATTCGGCGGCGCGCTTCTGCTGCGCGTGCCCGACGCCGCGGCCGAACAGGCGATGGACCGGGTGAGGGACAACGACCCTTACTGGAAGGCCGGCGTAGCGCAATACGAACTGCTCGGCTGGAACGTCAAGACGGGTCGTGAGGATCTGGACCGCGCCTGA